From one Ochrobactrum vermis genomic stretch:
- a CDS encoding LysR family transcriptional regulator: protein MFDIVLLRTFEAVAGVSSFTRAGQQLNLTQSAVSAHIRRLEEQAGSVLFERNTRTVALTPQGQALLGYAKAILRLSEEARILMKGSTNAFHLRIGASDDLTSTWLPSVLKRFQNSRSERTLEIQISNTASLLETMEKGELDLAIGCRCRGDQSGTHLWSEPLKWAVGKTLVEAGTLIPLAVFPEPCPYRDAALAGLAAKNSKWRIASISPSLGSLTALVAAGLAVTPLNSSSIPAKLQTADANELLPLLPDVEFVAHIRPGLSEENMLLTRSVIDWITANRPKLNT, encoded by the coding sequence ATGTTCGATATCGTGCTGTTGCGGACCTTTGAGGCAGTCGCTGGCGTATCGAGTTTTACAAGGGCGGGGCAGCAACTGAACTTGACGCAATCCGCCGTCAGCGCACATATCCGCCGGCTAGAGGAACAGGCGGGAAGCGTCCTTTTCGAACGCAATACCCGCACGGTTGCGCTGACCCCGCAGGGGCAAGCGCTGTTGGGTTATGCAAAGGCGATCTTGCGCCTGAGTGAGGAAGCGCGGATCCTTATGAAAGGAAGCACCAACGCGTTTCATTTGCGCATAGGTGCATCTGATGACTTGACGAGCACATGGTTGCCATCAGTGTTGAAAAGGTTTCAGAACTCCCGTTCGGAGCGGACGCTGGAAATACAGATTTCTAATACAGCCTCTTTGCTGGAAACGATGGAGAAAGGTGAACTCGACTTGGCCATCGGCTGTCGGTGTCGGGGTGACCAGTCCGGTACCCATCTTTGGAGTGAGCCACTAAAATGGGCAGTCGGAAAGACCCTCGTCGAAGCCGGAACACTCATTCCGCTCGCCGTGTTTCCCGAACCGTGCCCCTACCGGGATGCTGCCCTTGCCGGACTTGCCGCGAAAAACAGCAAATGGCGGATAGCCAGCATCAGTCCCAGTCTGGGCAGTTTGACGGCTTTGGTTGCGGCTGGCCTCGCGGTCACTCCACTGAACTCCAGTTCTATCCCCGCAAAATTGCAAACGGCAGACGCCAATGAGCTACTGCCGTTGTTGCCCGACGTTGAATTCGTCGCCCACATCAGGCCCGGGCTGTCAGAAGAGAATATGCTACTCACACGTTCTGTCATCGACTGGATTACCGCCAACAGGCCGAAGCTAAATACATAG
- a CDS encoding LysE family translocator produces the protein MLLETWIPFFLATLAFAFMPGPAILYMSAQTLAYGHRAGLMAALGIHIGCYIHIVAAAVGLAVLLDNAPALYSFVRMAGALYMLWLGGRMIFPGAQQETKAPTQHRSVLRDSIVVEVLNPKTALFFLTFLPQFVDPQGPMPSWLQFLLLGIIVNGAFSLGDLASIGIASFASPFVSCFGSRIWVSRVSGAILVGLSAAIMVHVI, from the coding sequence ATGTTGCTGGAAACCTGGATACCGTTCTTTCTTGCCACACTGGCTTTCGCATTCATGCCGGGCCCAGCCATTCTGTATATGTCGGCGCAGACTCTGGCTTACGGGCACAGGGCCGGTTTGATGGCAGCCCTCGGCATCCATATCGGATGCTATATCCATATAGTGGCGGCAGCTGTGGGATTGGCTGTGCTGCTCGACAATGCGCCTGCGCTCTACTCGTTCGTCCGGATGGCCGGAGCGCTCTATATGTTATGGCTGGGTGGAAGGATGATCTTTCCTGGCGCGCAGCAAGAAACTAAAGCTCCGACGCAGCACAGAAGCGTTCTGCGCGACAGTATAGTGGTCGAGGTTCTCAATCCGAAGACCGCGTTATTTTTTCTGACGTTCCTGCCCCAGTTTGTGGATCCGCAAGGACCGATGCCAAGCTGGCTTCAGTTCCTGCTGCTGGGCATTATCGTCAACGGTGCATTTTCGCTCGGCGATCTTGCCTCGATTGGTATTGCGTCTTTTGCCTCGCCGTTTGTTTCCTGTTTCGGCTCCAGGATTTGGGTTTCGAGGGTCAGTGGCGCTATCCTGGTCGGACTTAGTGCTGCGATCATGGTGCATGTTATTTGA